The following are encoded together in the Tepidiforma bonchosmolovskayae genome:
- a CDS encoding cryptochrome/photolyase family protein encodes MPSVLWFRRDLRLHDHPALQAAIEAGPVAPLFVLDPALLRGRWASPNRTAFLLASLRELDAALRERGARLHIRLGRPAEVVPRFASQVAAADVFVSRDYTPCARRRDAAVARALEAAGIRFHARRGTLVHEPEDVRGAAGQPLSVFTPFFRAWSALPLRAVLPAPGRIPSASAEPGTIPQLASLGLPPAVDALPPAGEAAARARLERFLAGPVCAYAETRDRLDLAGTSRISQDLHFGLLSPLEVVTRARAVPCDAGKFVAEVAWREFYHHILWHHPRVLREPFQPAFAAIPWRNAPADFEAWAAGRTGYPVVDAAMRELLATGYMHNRARMIVASFLAKDLLIDWRLGEAHFMRHLVDGDVANNDGGWQWAASVGTDAQPYFRIFNPVAQSKKFDPEGAFIRRWLPELRRVPDRYLHEPWTMPADVQQAAGCIIGRDYPAPIVDHHAARARALAAYEAVRRAAPTTAGR; translated from the coding sequence ATGCCCAGCGTCCTCTGGTTCCGCCGCGACCTCCGCCTCCACGACCACCCGGCCCTCCAGGCAGCCATCGAAGCCGGCCCCGTCGCGCCCCTGTTCGTCCTCGACCCCGCGCTCCTCCGCGGGCGCTGGGCCTCCCCGAACCGCACGGCCTTTCTCCTCGCCTCGCTCCGCGAACTCGATGCGGCCCTCCGCGAACGCGGCGCCCGTCTCCACATCCGCCTCGGCCGCCCGGCCGAGGTCGTGCCCCGCTTCGCCTCCCAAGTCGCCGCCGCAGACGTCTTCGTCTCCCGCGACTACACCCCCTGCGCCCGCCGCCGCGATGCCGCCGTCGCCCGCGCCCTCGAGGCAGCCGGCATCCGCTTCCACGCCCGCCGCGGCACCCTCGTCCACGAGCCCGAAGACGTGCGCGGTGCCGCTGGCCAGCCCCTCTCCGTCTTCACCCCCTTCTTCCGCGCCTGGTCTGCGCTCCCGCTCCGCGCCGTGCTCCCCGCCCCCGGACGCATCCCCAGCGCCTCCGCCGAGCCCGGCACCATCCCGCAGCTCGCCAGCCTCGGCCTGCCCCCGGCGGTCGATGCCCTGCCGCCTGCCGGCGAGGCCGCGGCCCGCGCCCGCCTCGAACGGTTCCTCGCCGGCCCCGTCTGCGCCTACGCCGAAACCCGCGACCGCCTCGACCTGGCCGGCACCTCGCGTATCAGCCAGGACCTCCACTTCGGCCTCCTCTCGCCCCTCGAGGTCGTCACCCGTGCCCGCGCCGTCCCCTGCGATGCCGGGAAGTTCGTCGCCGAGGTCGCCTGGCGGGAGTTCTACCACCACATCCTCTGGCACCACCCCCGCGTCCTCCGCGAGCCGTTCCAGCCCGCCTTCGCCGCCATCCCCTGGCGCAATGCCCCCGCCGACTTCGAAGCCTGGGCTGCCGGCCGCACCGGCTACCCCGTCGTCGATGCCGCCATGCGCGAACTCCTCGCCACCGGCTACATGCACAACCGCGCCCGGATGATCGTCGCCTCCTTCCTCGCCAAGGACCTCCTCATCGACTGGCGCCTCGGCGAAGCCCACTTCATGCGCCACCTGGTCGATGGCGACGTCGCCAACAACGATGGCGGCTGGCAGTGGGCCGCCTCCGTCGGCACCGATGCCCAGCCCTACTTCCGCATCTTCAACCCGGTCGCCCAGTCGAAGAAGTTCGACCCCGAGGGTGCCTTCATCCGCCGCTGGCTCCCCGAACTCCGTCGCGTGCCCGACCGCTACCTCCACGAGCCGTGGACCATGCCCGCCGATGTCCAGCAGGCCGCCGGCTGCATCATCGGCCGCGACTACCCCGCGCCCATCGTCGACCACCACGCCGCCCGCGCGCGCGCCCTCGCCGCCTACGAAGCCGTCCGTCGCGCCGCTCCTACGACAGCCGGTCGATGA